Below is a genomic region from Laspinema palackyanum D2c.
CATTCAAGGTATCCGCCTTCGGAATTCAAGGACCAAGCTTCTCCATAATCCCATCCGGCAATTTCGCAGACTTGTCGCAGGGCCAAGCTTAATGCGGTGTCAAAATCCTCAGCTTGTGCAACGCCGAGGGTCAGTTGTTGTAAAACAGAGGCGCGGCTTGGGTTCATAAGTTCTTTGCTGGATTCCCGTTTGCTGATGTCTTGGCACAAGCCAAGAATCCCGCAAATGCTGCCTTCTAGGTTTTGCATGGGTCGTCGTCTCACGCTATTGGTTTGGGATAGAGAAATTGGCAGGTAGGATGGGGATAGAGTCGATGTAGATTGCACAATTAAGTGGTTTTTCCTGCCTTGGGCTTCGCGGAGGAAGCCGGTCCTTAAAACTCTGGACTCACCAGATGCGGTCGGGCTGGGCTGCCGGTGAACAGGGTTGAGGAATCTGAGGGTCCGTTCAGGTCGCCTCTTGTCTGGGGAGAATCCTACTGGAGTCGGCATTCAGACAGTCCCCTGAATACTGTTCTTCCCTTCGGCAGTCCAGCACTTGTGTGGTTTGAACCGTTGGCAGCAATCCAGCAAAATTTCCCTTGAACTGATTTGGGTCTCTCAAGGGCTAAATTGGAAGCAGCATCATCCCTCCCGGGTAACGAGAACCATTGAGGGAACGGTTCCAGCCAGGGCCAACTTGAATCGGTTTGGTTTCCGATTGCAGTATGGAAATTTTTGGGCTCAACCAAGGCACCGACTGCATCTGAATGAGACATCTGAAGGGCCAATGCTAACTGACAGAGAAAGGTTTTAACTTCTCTAAAAGAATCTATCCTATATGTCGATGTAATTTCGGCAACAAATTACACAAAAAAACAACTATTTTTAACTTAATCTAAAGAACTAGACCCTTACCTCAAAAGGGAATTTTTGGCAATATTTAATTTTTCAAAAAAACGTAAACTTTTGTCAAGAAAATGTTGGGGAAACTCAGCCGTGGAAGAGCAGGGAAGGCAAAAGTTATCCCCACAATTGCTGGAAATGATGGGAGAGGGTTGGGACTCCGGAGCATGATTGCTCTAGCTTTGGGTGCGATCGAGTGAGCAGGTTTAAAAATTTTTGCAATCCATTTAATTTCAATCAAGTCGGTGAAATCCGGCGATAAATGTCAGGAAGGAAAAGCTTTTCACCCCCCATGTACCCCAAGAAAACCGCTCCCCTTCCTGGTCCTGAACTTTTGCATTCATTAAGTGAATGTTTTCCTGATTTCCTCCCTCTACTCACCTTTCAGGCCCAGGGGAAACCCCCAGTAAGTCAGGGACTTGTTGTTATTTGTAGTGTAAGTCAAGCCCAGTCACTTCGGTGATTTCTACAGATTTAATTCATAATCGGGGAGGGGCATCTGGGGTTTAAGGACCGATCGCCTTTGCCGTCGCGATAGAATAAAACAAAAACTAATCTGAGTGCCGTCTCCTTGAATCATGTCTCTTGCACCGTGGCGATCGCCCCTATCCCATGCCCTTCAGCGCAACCGTAGCCGACCCGAATCGCGCTACTTCCAACTCGCCACCATCCGCCCAGACGGAACTCCCGCTAATCGCACCGTTGTCTTTCGCGGCTTTTTAGAGGAAACCAACCAACTCAAAATGGTCACCGATGCCCGCAGCCAAAAAGCCCAGCAAATCCCCTCCCATCCTCATGGCGAAGTCTGCTGGTACTTCCCCATCACCCGGGAACAGTTCCGTCTCCAGGGTCACTTGAGCTTAGTAGACCCTCATACCCCTAACCCCGCTTTGCAACAAGCCCGTTGTCGGGAATGGCAGCAACTTTCCGACAGTACCCGACGCCAGTTTTCTTGGCCGGATCCCGCTGCACCCTGTGGCGAGCGCGATGATTTCTTTTCCCCAGTCCCGGATACCAGCCAACCCCTAGCCCAATTTTGTTTACTTTTACTCGATCCCATCACCGTGGATTGGTTAGAATTACGAGGAGAACCTCAAAACCGCTGGCTTTATCAATTCAATGGCGATCGCACCTGGTCTCAGCAAGCCATTAATCCCTAAAAATCAGGCTCACCCCCAATTATAAAAAGTTTTGACAGCAACTCATCAAA
It encodes:
- a CDS encoding Npun_F5749 family FMN-dependent PPOX-type flavoprotein, whose protein sequence is MSLAPWRSPLSHALQRNRSRPESRYFQLATIRPDGTPANRTVVFRGFLEETNQLKMVTDARSQKAQQIPSHPHGEVCWYFPITREQFRLQGHLSLVDPHTPNPALQQARCREWQQLSDSTRRQFSWPDPAAPCGERDDFFSPVPDTSQPLAQFCLLLLDPITVDWLELRGEPQNRWLYQFNGDRTWSQQAINP